A single Phycisphaerales bacterium DNA region contains:
- a CDS encoding OPT/YSL family transporter: MSEHNPPGSSSSGQPPHLPVGEHAEIFNELPTKVPPLPDNATAEEKDLHWYRYVYQGDRMPQLTVRAVLMGGLLGMLMSAANLYTTLSIGWAFGIAITASVLSFVIWNFVRLTSGNRVSQMSILETACMASCASAAGYSTGSTIATMFGALVLLHDVPEGTPLSAVNTWDVTPPWVVVVFTLCTGLMGVFLAIPMKRQQINHEQLPFPSGIAAAETLRSLYSASKDAVRKAYVLVVGLFAGLLIGFLRAGEDVQSSVRWLREFFEKMPFLNIPAHLDLKFIGALYPRAGNLENGYRHAAGFAFEPSALLIAAGMIVGMRTSASMLLSSLVLYCVIGPQVAKMDADHMGRGADAVIVAVHDAAKGRTEPAEIADASAAAAKRAIDELNLIEPAPVKAAVDRSTKAALADLEATKARKEAEALYKAARSAGLNADAIENAWKRALVDAGESVHKARSGAVVAEAVRQARAKGLDPQPLRDAAEKANIETSIATDKEVGEAVLAAVISAAEQQKADVARVRQAGENARQGAKVGPWRAAAAAAKAEAVKIVYDEMENDPAPIHKAAEAVATPANEAAAKKVSDAIIAAVTSQAASMGLDRGALDVSGHKAATSAEQGQASVIRSAAVEAATFEANQKKADLNPLLGAMRDVEFTPEEREENLKHLREGIIGGPAAAAASGVANRKAIEEREAALAAARQQNLTFKKTKEAGEAAYNEHKYRANLIWDWGGGQIVLTRWSLWGGTSIMVFASLMSVALQWRTIVRAFKGARASASATAAEAGKMEAIEVPGSWMVVGMIPITIAMVWLQIQAFNVSWYAGVIAVAMSFVLSLVASRATGETDTTPVGAMGKVMQLLFAILAPNNMHANLASAGIAANSASSSADLLMDLKTGYLLGANPRRQFLAQFFGVFFGTIAIVPIWYLMVPTREKLESFALPATRAWEAVARVLVKGIGELPASAIWAIFIGAAIGIILPLVERFTPANARKWLPSATAMGLAWVIPFQNAFSFFIGACIAMLWFRVHKKSQENYNVPIASGLVAGESLMAAALAITATVVGLLAAR; the protein is encoded by the coding sequence ATGAGCGAGCACAACCCCCCCGGCTCTTCTTCCTCCGGCCAGCCCCCGCATCTGCCCGTGGGCGAGCACGCGGAGATCTTCAACGAACTGCCCACGAAGGTGCCGCCGCTGCCGGACAACGCGACGGCGGAGGAGAAGGACCTGCACTGGTACCGCTACGTGTACCAGGGCGACCGCATGCCGCAGCTGACGGTGCGGGCGGTGCTGATGGGCGGGCTGCTGGGCATGCTGATGTCGGCGGCGAACCTGTACACGACGCTGTCGATCGGCTGGGCCTTCGGCATCGCGATCACGGCCAGCGTGCTGTCGTTCGTCATCTGGAACTTCGTGCGGCTGACCTCGGGCAACCGTGTGAGCCAGATGTCGATCCTGGAGACGGCGTGCATGGCCTCGTGCGCGTCGGCGGCAGGGTATTCGACAGGGTCAACGATCGCGACGATGTTCGGCGCGCTGGTGCTGCTGCACGACGTGCCGGAGGGGACGCCGCTGAGCGCGGTGAACACGTGGGACGTCACTCCGCCGTGGGTGGTGGTGGTGTTCACGCTGTGCACGGGGCTGATGGGCGTGTTCCTGGCCATCCCGATGAAGCGGCAGCAGATCAACCACGAGCAGCTGCCGTTCCCATCGGGGATCGCGGCGGCAGAGACGCTGCGGTCGCTGTACAGCGCAAGCAAGGACGCGGTGCGGAAGGCCTACGTGCTGGTGGTGGGGCTGTTCGCGGGGCTGCTGATCGGGTTCCTGCGGGCGGGCGAAGACGTGCAGAGCTCGGTGCGGTGGCTGCGCGAGTTCTTCGAGAAGATGCCGTTCCTGAACATCCCCGCGCACCTGGACCTGAAGTTCATCGGGGCGCTGTACCCGCGGGCGGGGAACCTGGAGAACGGGTACCGGCACGCGGCGGGGTTCGCATTCGAACCGTCGGCGCTGCTGATCGCGGCGGGCATGATTGTGGGGATGCGGACAAGCGCGTCGATGCTGCTGAGCTCGCTGGTGCTGTACTGCGTGATCGGGCCGCAGGTGGCGAAGATGGACGCGGACCACATGGGTCGCGGGGCGGACGCGGTGATCGTGGCGGTGCACGACGCGGCCAAGGGGCGCACGGAGCCGGCGGAGATTGCGGATGCGTCGGCCGCGGCGGCCAAGCGGGCCATTGATGAGTTGAACCTGATCGAGCCGGCTCCGGTGAAGGCGGCCGTCGATCGCTCGACCAAGGCGGCGCTGGCGGACCTGGAGGCCACCAAGGCACGCAAGGAGGCGGAGGCGCTGTACAAGGCGGCCCGCTCGGCGGGGCTGAACGCCGACGCGATCGAGAACGCGTGGAAGCGGGCGCTGGTGGACGCTGGCGAGAGCGTGCACAAGGCGCGGAGCGGCGCGGTGGTGGCGGAGGCGGTGCGGCAGGCGAGGGCCAAGGGCCTGGACCCGCAGCCCCTGCGTGACGCGGCGGAGAAGGCGAACATCGAGACGTCGATCGCCACGGACAAGGAAGTGGGCGAGGCGGTGCTGGCGGCGGTGATCAGCGCGGCGGAACAGCAGAAGGCGGACGTCGCGCGGGTGCGGCAGGCAGGCGAGAACGCGCGGCAGGGGGCGAAGGTCGGGCCTTGGCGTGCGGCCGCGGCGGCAGCGAAGGCCGAGGCGGTGAAGATCGTCTACGACGAAATGGAGAACGACCCGGCGCCGATCCACAAGGCGGCCGAAGCGGTGGCGACCCCGGCGAACGAGGCGGCGGCGAAGAAAGTGTCGGACGCGATCATCGCGGCGGTGACGTCGCAGGCGGCTTCGATGGGCCTGGACCGCGGGGCATTGGACGTGTCGGGGCACAAGGCGGCGACCTCGGCCGAGCAGGGGCAGGCAAGCGTGATACGGTCGGCGGCCGTGGAGGCCGCGACGTTTGAGGCCAACCAGAAGAAGGCGGATCTGAATCCGCTGCTGGGGGCAATGCGGGACGTGGAGTTCACGCCCGAGGAGAGGGAGGAGAACCTCAAGCACCTGCGGGAGGGGATCATCGGCGGGCCGGCGGCTGCGGCCGCGAGCGGCGTGGCGAATCGCAAGGCGATCGAGGAGCGCGAGGCGGCGCTGGCGGCGGCGCGGCAGCAGAACCTGACGTTCAAGAAGACGAAGGAGGCGGGCGAGGCCGCGTACAACGAGCATAAGTACCGGGCGAACCTGATCTGGGACTGGGGCGGGGGGCAGATCGTGCTGACCCGGTGGTCGCTGTGGGGCGGCACCTCGATCATGGTGTTCGCGAGCCTGATGAGCGTGGCGCTGCAGTGGCGGACGATCGTGCGGGCCTTCAAGGGGGCGAGGGCGTCGGCATCGGCGACGGCTGCCGAGGCGGGCAAGATGGAGGCCATTGAGGTGCCCGGGTCGTGGATGGTGGTCGGCATGATCCCGATCACGATCGCGATGGTGTGGCTGCAAATCCAGGCGTTCAATGTGTCGTGGTACGCGGGCGTGATCGCGGTGGCGATGTCGTTCGTGCTGAGCCTGGTGGCGAGCCGCGCCACGGGGGAGACGGACACCACACCGGTGGGCGCGATGGGCAAGGTGATGCAGCTGCTGTTCGCGATCCTGGCGCCGAACAACATGCACGCGAACCTGGCGTCGGCAGGCATCGCGGCCAACAGCGCGAGCTCTTCGGCGGACCTGCTGATGGACCTCAAGACCGGCTACCTGCTGGGGGCGAACCCGCGGCGGCAGTTCCTGGCGCAGTTCTTCGGGGTGTTCTTCGGGACCATTGCAATCGTGCCGATCTGGTACCTGATGGTGCCGACGCGCGAGAAGCTGGAGAGCTTCGCGCTGCCCGCGACGCGGGCGTGGGAGGCCGTGGCCCGGGTGCTCGTGAAGGGCATCGGCGAGCTGCCGGCCTCGGCGATCTGGGCGATCTTCATCGGCGCGGCGATCGGCATCATCCTGCCGCTGGTCGAGCGGTTCACGCCGGCAAACGCCCGCAAGTGGCTGCCTTCGGCGACGGCGATGGGCCTGGCGTGGGTCATCCCGTTCCAGAATGCGTTCTCATTCTTCATCGGGGCGTGCATCGCGATGCTGTGGTTCCGGGTCCACAAGAAGAGCCAGGAGAACTACAACGTGCCGATCGCGTCGGGGCTCGTAGCGGGCGAGAGCCTGATGGCTGCGGCGCTGGCGATCACAGCGACGGTGGTCGGGCTGCTGGCGGCCCGATAA
- a CDS encoding PAS domain S-box protein: MRSRSPHARGWSGPFLGGAALSLYLCSTAVGVPAAPSTQPIEPWVWHSAGVIGAVAVILLAAIVWNARLRQLVRARTAELQARNQALEAERAERLRTHAEAARLTQIFEATTDFVATCDRDGNLQMVNPAGLSMVGLTGQPLDGKRCADIVPPWALEKLRTEAFPSAIRHGLWTGEGALLSPHRGEVRVSQVVIAHRDHAGEVQFISTVARDITPLKTAEVALEESRQRLELINRIATGINAGAEVSAVIREVVGGLHALFPFVRVRYCTMTPGGAFVVDESVEPAGMPPLQGQAGDLATAPEYLAAMRRDEAVAVGDADRDPRLAGLATFLRNAQIRAMLVHEVRTEKMEGVLCFDAPQPREWTPHEVATISEVSDYLAVAIAGASRIQDRLHAQERLRASEERLRLIIENMPVLAFAISPLGRIVFWNKEAQRVTGYSAREIGEPKGLEMLLPDPVYRASVLTEWSSPPSKVRDFEWNITCKDGSVRTIAWSSIAEQCPIPGWMTWGIAVDITERKLAEEMVKQSEERYRLLFDSSPQPMWIYDTSTLRFIAVNSAAVRDYGYSRTEFATMRLTDIRWGEDAPMFLEAVRSAHARAHADSGMWKHRRKDGTLMEVQVTSHAVPFISENARLVLITDVTTRNKAMAALRESRALLEQAQAVAHVGSWVSGLGDDAEIIWSRETCRIFGVPEKDEQRMTVREFFRFVHPDDRQKVQDAVRQSVETGASYSVDHRIVRQDGSVRWVHEQAEMELDADARPVRMIGIVQDITERHRSDAWRAGQGKVLEQLTAGEPLETVLTTLVHAIEEQKTDLKCSILLLDDGGQRLRMGVAPNLPDEYNRAVDGYPIGPCNGSCGTAAFRRQRVIVSDILADPLWAEGRHLAVAHRLAACWSQPIFGTSGTLLGTFAMYYPSTREPTPREIELIESAAHLAGIAITRRRDEQRLQERAEELARSNAELERFAYVASHDLQEPLRMVTSFTQLLGQRYKGKLDRDADEFIGFAVEGAVRMQQLIEDLLAFSRVSSRPRVLSRVHAAAALARAQANLRMAIETSGATVRTNELPEVTADESQLALVFQNLIGNAIKFRAKDTPPIVEVKAAREDGKWRFEVSDNGIGIDPKYREKIFTMFQRLHPRSVYPGNGIGLAICKRILERHNGKIWVESQPGAGTTFYFTIPDTNPDAPTHASPAAAGEIP, encoded by the coding sequence ATGCGCAGCCGCTCGCCGCACGCCCGGGGGTGGTCGGGTCCCTTCCTCGGGGGTGCCGCGCTGAGCCTCTACCTATGTAGTACCGCTGTCGGCGTACCCGCGGCCCCGTCCACCCAGCCCATCGAGCCATGGGTCTGGCACAGTGCGGGCGTCATTGGTGCCGTCGCCGTCATCCTCCTCGCCGCCATCGTCTGGAATGCCCGCCTCCGCCAACTCGTGCGGGCCCGCACCGCCGAGCTTCAGGCCCGCAATCAGGCGCTCGAGGCCGAGCGCGCCGAGCGCCTCCGTACCCACGCGGAGGCCGCGCGCCTCACGCAGATCTTCGAGGCCACCACCGACTTCGTCGCCACTTGCGACCGCGACGGCAACCTCCAGATGGTCAACCCCGCCGGCCTGTCCATGGTGGGCCTGACCGGCCAGCCCCTGGACGGCAAGCGATGCGCCGACATCGTCCCCCCATGGGCGCTCGAGAAGCTCCGCACCGAGGCCTTCCCGTCTGCCATCCGCCACGGCTTGTGGACCGGCGAGGGCGCCCTCCTCTCGCCCCACCGCGGCGAGGTCCGCGTCTCCCAGGTCGTCATCGCACACCGCGATCACGCCGGCGAGGTCCAGTTCATCTCCACCGTCGCCCGCGACATCACGCCCCTTAAGACCGCAGAGGTCGCCCTCGAAGAAAGCCGCCAGCGGCTCGAGCTCATCAACCGCATCGCCACTGGCATCAACGCAGGCGCCGAGGTGAGCGCGGTCATCCGCGAGGTCGTCGGGGGCCTCCACGCGCTCTTCCCCTTCGTCCGCGTCCGCTACTGCACCATGACGCCCGGCGGAGCCTTCGTCGTCGATGAGTCCGTCGAGCCCGCGGGCATGCCCCCGTTGCAGGGCCAGGCCGGCGACCTCGCCACCGCCCCCGAGTACCTCGCCGCGATGCGCCGCGACGAAGCGGTAGCGGTTGGGGACGCCGACCGCGACCCGCGACTCGCCGGTCTGGCCACGTTCCTCCGCAACGCCCAGATCCGGGCCATGCTCGTGCACGAGGTCCGCACCGAGAAGATGGAGGGGGTCCTCTGCTTCGACGCCCCCCAGCCCCGCGAGTGGACCCCCCACGAGGTCGCGACCATCTCAGAGGTCAGCGACTACCTCGCCGTCGCTATCGCCGGCGCATCTCGCATCCAGGACCGCCTCCACGCCCAGGAGCGCCTCCGTGCCAGCGAAGAGCGCCTCCGCCTCATCATCGAGAACATGCCCGTTCTCGCCTTCGCCATCAGTCCGCTCGGCCGCATCGTCTTCTGGAACAAGGAGGCTCAGCGCGTCACGGGCTATTCCGCGAGGGAGATCGGCGAGCCCAAGGGCCTGGAGATGCTCCTGCCCGACCCCGTCTACCGCGCCAGCGTGCTCACCGAGTGGTCCAGCCCGCCCAGCAAGGTCCGGGACTTTGAGTGGAACATCACCTGCAAGGACGGCTCGGTCCGCACCATCGCCTGGTCCTCGATCGCGGAGCAGTGCCCTATCCCCGGCTGGATGACTTGGGGCATCGCCGTCGACATCACCGAGCGCAAGCTCGCCGAGGAGATGGTCAAACAGAGCGAGGAGCGCTACCGCCTGCTCTTCGACAGCTCCCCCCAGCCGATGTGGATCTACGACACCTCCACACTCCGCTTCATCGCCGTCAACTCCGCGGCCGTGCGCGACTACGGCTACTCCCGCACCGAGTTCGCCACCATGCGCCTCACCGACATCCGCTGGGGCGAGGACGCCCCCATGTTCCTCGAGGCCGTCCGCTCCGCCCACGCCAGAGCCCACGCGGACTCGGGCATGTGGAAGCACCGCCGCAAGGACGGCACGCTGATGGAGGTGCAGGTCACCAGCCACGCCGTGCCCTTCATCAGCGAGAATGCGCGCCTGGTCCTCATTACGGACGTCACCACCCGCAACAAGGCGATGGCCGCGCTCCGCGAAAGCCGCGCCCTGCTCGAGCAGGCCCAGGCCGTCGCACACGTGGGCAGCTGGGTCTCGGGCCTGGGTGATGACGCCGAGATCATCTGGTCGCGCGAAACCTGCCGCATCTTCGGCGTTCCCGAGAAGGACGAGCAGCGCATGACGGTGCGCGAGTTCTTCCGCTTCGTGCACCCCGACGACCGCCAAAAGGTGCAGGATGCCGTGCGGCAGTCGGTGGAGACCGGCGCCAGCTACAGCGTCGACCACCGTATCGTCCGCCAGGACGGCTCCGTCCGCTGGGTGCACGAGCAGGCGGAGATGGAGCTGGACGCCGACGCCCGCCCGGTCCGCATGATCGGCATCGTGCAGGACATCACCGAGCGCCACCGCTCCGACGCCTGGCGCGCCGGCCAGGGCAAGGTCCTCGAGCAGCTCACTGCGGGCGAGCCCCTCGAGACCGTCCTCACCACCCTCGTCCACGCGATCGAGGAGCAGAAGACCGACCTCAAGTGCTCCATCCTGCTGCTCGACGACGGCGGTCAGCGCCTCCGCATGGGCGTCGCGCCCAACCTGCCCGACGAGTACAACCGCGCCGTCGATGGCTATCCGATAGGCCCCTGCAACGGCTCCTGCGGCACGGCCGCGTTCCGCCGCCAGCGCGTGATCGTCTCCGACATCCTCGCCGACCCGCTCTGGGCCGAGGGCCGCCACCTCGCGGTCGCCCACCGCCTCGCCGCCTGCTGGAGCCAGCCCATCTTCGGCACCAGCGGCACGCTCCTGGGCACCTTCGCGATGTACTACCCGAGCACGCGGGAGCCCACCCCCCGCGAGATCGAGCTCATCGAATCCGCCGCCCACCTCGCCGGCATCGCCATCACCCGCCGGCGTGACGAGCAGCGCCTTCAGGAGCGTGCCGAGGAGCTCGCCCGCAGCAACGCCGAGCTCGAGCGATTCGCCTACGTCGCCAGTCACGATCTGCAGGAGCCCCTCCGCATGGTCACCAGCTTCACGCAGCTGCTGGGCCAGCGATACAAGGGCAAGCTCGACAGGGACGCAGATGAGTTCATCGGCTTCGCGGTTGAGGGCGCGGTCCGCATGCAGCAGCTCATCGAGGACCTGCTCGCCTTCTCGCGCGTCTCCAGCCGCCCCCGCGTGCTGAGCCGCGTGCATGCTGCCGCCGCCCTCGCCCGTGCCCAGGCCAACCTCCGTATGGCCATCGAGACCAGCGGCGCCACCGTCCGCACCAACGAACTCCCCGAGGTCACCGCCGACGAATCGCAGCTCGCCCTGGTCTTCCAGAACCTCATCGGCAATGCCATCAAGTTCCGCGCCAAGGACACCCCGCCGATCGTCGAGGTGAAAGCCGCGCGAGAGGACGGCAAGTGGCGCTTCGAGGTCTCCGATAACGGCATCGGCATCGACCCCAAGTACCGTGAGAAGATCTTCACGATGTTCCAGCGACTGCACCCGCGATCGGTCTATCCGGGCAACGGAATCGGGCTGGCCATCTGCAAGCGCATCCTTGAGCGTCATAATGGAAAGATCTGGGTGGAGTCCCAGCCGGGTGCGGGAACCACGTTCTACTTCACCATCCCCGACACCAATCCTGACGCACCCACTCACGCCTCCCCAGCTGCCGCCGGAGAAATCCCATGA
- a CDS encoding response regulator: MRSTATLEKTVEILLVEDNEADIRLTREVLADGRMLNRLSVTKDGEEAMSFLRRERPYQDAPRPDLILLDLNLPRKDGREVLAEIKNDPALRRIPVVILTTSRAEADIIQTYELHANCYIVKPVDLGQFINVIRSIEDFWLKMVRLPNGA, from the coding sequence GTGAGGTCCACCGCCACCCTCGAGAAGACCGTCGAGATCCTCCTCGTCGAGGACAACGAGGCCGATATCCGCCTCACCCGCGAAGTGCTCGCCGACGGCCGCATGCTCAACCGGCTCAGCGTCACCAAAGACGGCGAGGAGGCGATGTCCTTCCTCCGCCGCGAACGCCCCTACCAGGACGCACCCCGGCCGGACCTCATCCTGCTCGATCTGAACCTCCCGAGGAAGGACGGGCGCGAGGTTCTCGCCGAGATTAAGAACGATCCGGCACTGCGGCGCATACCTGTAGTAATCCTCACCACCTCGCGGGCTGAGGCGGACATCATCCAGACTTACGAGCTGCACGCTAATTGTTACATCGTGAAGCCCGTTGACCTGGGCCAGTTCATCAACGTGATCCGTTCCATCGAAGACTTCTGGCTCAAGATGGTCCGGCTGCCCAACGGCGCTTGA
- a CDS encoding response regulator, with the protein MFPLNLSILLVEDNPADARLIEITFAGRHDGQVTVEKAETLAAAISKLDRTPPVDLVLLDLTLPDSEGLDTLKAIEGKAPEIPVVVLSGHTDEELALSAVREGAQDYLVKGRIDAEMLNRSVRYAIERKRVQRESERATRALAESEERLRLVTEASTDGIWDWNMVTNEVIWSDRMYELLRVQRAGEIRANIEELMRVHPDDRDLVRTALREHLEESKAYILEVRLLRGDNSYGYFHISGKVVRDGEGKPVRMAGSISDITERRKAEIALRASEQRFQSFMDNSPVVAFMKDEWGRYVYVNAVFQKHFGHAQTHITGRPDTEVWPTDVAERLRSTDLKVLETNAPIEVNELVPQQDGIHEWLTVKFPIVEAGGGGGGGGRRYICGVGVDITERRRAEQALREADEKLRQSQKMEAVGQLASGIAHDFNNLLTAIRGYASLARNTLSTNHPALESLDQVEEASRQATGVAGALLTFARKAHTEKEPVKLCEAVESAARLFRRTLPPTVRLILDLNDADDLWVSADSTQLQQVVINLGLNARDAIGEQDGTLTVAVVPARKDGTPIRRKTRNGHLPEKPEAVNLVVRDTGSGMSPDVKARIFEPFFTTKPRGRGTGLGLAVIHGIVQEHNGTITVDSAPAKGSTFTVTLPLTAAPVREEPQDEQTPELLGGGLALLAEDNQLVRGLLASMLSTLGYEIAHASSAEQALKIAASMHLGIDLLVADELLPGKSGIQLLEELRSRGQAMSAIIVAASPDSPRPELSPGVVMLNKPFQLADIRNALAELYKASKAGNAV; encoded by the coding sequence ATGTTTCCCCTGAACCTCTCCATCCTGCTCGTCGAGGACAACCCCGCCGACGCCCGCCTTATCGAGATCACCTTCGCCGGACGGCACGACGGGCAAGTGACGGTCGAAAAGGCCGAGACGCTCGCCGCCGCGATTTCCAAACTGGACCGCACCCCGCCCGTTGACCTGGTGCTCCTCGACCTCACCCTCCCCGACAGCGAAGGGCTCGACACCCTCAAGGCGATCGAAGGCAAGGCCCCCGAGATCCCCGTGGTCGTCCTCAGCGGCCACACCGACGAGGAGCTCGCCCTTTCCGCCGTGCGAGAGGGCGCCCAGGACTACCTCGTCAAAGGCCGCATCGATGCGGAGATGCTCAACCGTTCCGTTCGCTACGCCATCGAGCGCAAGCGCGTGCAGCGCGAGAGCGAGCGGGCCACCCGCGCCCTCGCCGAGAGCGAAGAACGCCTCCGCCTCGTCACCGAAGCCAGCACCGACGGTATCTGGGACTGGAACATGGTGACCAATGAGGTCATCTGGTCCGACCGCATGTACGAGCTGCTCCGCGTGCAGCGTGCCGGTGAAATCCGGGCCAATATCGAGGAGCTGATGCGCGTGCACCCGGACGACCGCGACCTCGTCCGCACCGCACTCCGCGAGCACCTGGAAGAGTCCAAGGCCTACATCCTCGAGGTCCGCCTGCTCCGCGGCGACAACAGCTACGGCTACTTCCACATCAGCGGCAAAGTGGTCCGCGATGGGGAAGGCAAGCCCGTTCGTATGGCCGGCTCCATCTCCGACATCACCGAGCGCCGCAAGGCCGAGATCGCCCTCCGCGCCAGTGAGCAGCGCTTCCAGTCCTTCATGGACAACAGCCCCGTTGTCGCCTTCATGAAGGACGAGTGGGGCCGCTACGTCTACGTCAATGCGGTCTTCCAGAAGCACTTCGGCCACGCCCAGACCCACATCACCGGCCGCCCCGACACCGAGGTGTGGCCCACTGACGTCGCCGAGCGCCTCCGCTCCACCGACCTCAAGGTCCTCGAGACCAACGCACCCATCGAGGTCAACGAGCTTGTCCCCCAGCAGGACGGCATCCACGAGTGGCTCACCGTCAAGTTCCCCATTGTCGAGGCCGGCGGCGGAGGTGGGGGTGGGGGCCGCCGCTACATCTGCGGCGTCGGCGTCGACATTACCGAGCGCCGCCGCGCCGAGCAGGCCCTCCGCGAGGCCGACGAGAAGCTCCGGCAATCCCAGAAAATGGAAGCGGTCGGCCAGCTCGCCAGCGGCATCGCCCACGACTTCAACAACCTCCTGACCGCCATTCGCGGCTACGCCTCCCTGGCCCGCAACACCCTCTCCACCAACCACCCCGCCCTCGAATCGCTCGACCAGGTCGAGGAGGCCTCGCGCCAGGCCACCGGCGTCGCCGGCGCCCTCCTCACCTTCGCCCGCAAGGCCCACACCGAGAAGGAGCCGGTCAAGCTCTGCGAAGCTGTGGAATCCGCCGCCCGCCTCTTCCGCCGCACGCTGCCACCCACCGTCCGCCTCATCCTTGACCTCAACGACGCCGACGACCTCTGGGTCTCCGCCGACAGCACGCAGCTCCAGCAGGTGGTCATTAACCTGGGTCTCAACGCCCGCGACGCGATCGGCGAGCAGGACGGCACGCTCACGGTGGCCGTGGTCCCCGCCCGCAAGGACGGCACGCCCATCCGCCGCAAGACCCGCAACGGCCACCTGCCCGAGAAACCAGAGGCGGTGAACCTCGTGGTCCGCGACACCGGCAGCGGCATGTCCCCCGACGTCAAGGCCCGCATCTTCGAGCCGTTCTTCACCACCAAGCCCCGCGGGCGCGGCACGGGTCTGGGCCTCGCCGTCATCCACGGCATCGTGCAGGAGCACAACGGCACCATCACCGTTGACTCCGCCCCAGCCAAGGGCTCGACATTCACGGTTACGCTGCCCCTCACCGCGGCGCCCGTCCGCGAAGAGCCGCAGGACGAGCAGACCCCCGAGCTGCTCGGCGGCGGCCTCGCCCTCCTTGCCGAGGACAACCAGCTCGTCCGTGGCCTGCTCGCCTCTATGCTCTCAACCCTCGGCTACGAGATCGCCCACGCCAGCTCCGCTGAGCAGGCCCTCAAGATCGCGGCTTCGATGCACCTCGGCATCGACCTGCTTGTGGCCGACGAACTCCTCCCCGGCAAGAGCGGCATCCAGCTGCTCGAAGAGCTCCGCTCCCGCGGCCAGGCGATGAGCGCCATCATCGTCGCCGCCTCACCCGACTCCCCACGCCCGGAGCTCTCCCCCGGCGTGGTCATGCTCAACAAACCATTCCAGCTCGCTGACATCCGGAACGCACTGGCCGAGCTGTACAAGGCCTCAAAGGCAGGGAACGCTGTATGA
- a CDS encoding response regulator transcription factor has product MSDGIKVLLADDHTLLRRAVARVLHDNPSLQVVAEVSNADDAITAALRFQPNVVVLDIDMPGVASFDAARTIVARVPNVKILFLSAFTHDRYIEAALACGALGYLSKNEPPEKVVDAIRAVAQGQCYFSPEVQARLVIDSDGVHLGEKSKSRTATLTNREVEVLRYIARGMSKKEIAKTMHLSVKTIENHSASIMSRLDIHDRVELTRFAIREGLVEA; this is encoded by the coding sequence ATGAGTGACGGCATCAAGGTCCTGCTCGCCGACGATCACACGCTGCTCCGCCGCGCCGTCGCCCGCGTGCTGCACGACAACCCCTCGCTCCAAGTGGTCGCGGAGGTGTCTAACGCCGACGACGCCATCACCGCGGCCCTCCGCTTCCAGCCCAACGTGGTGGTGCTCGACATCGACATGCCCGGCGTCGCCAGCTTCGACGCCGCCCGCACCATCGTCGCGCGCGTGCCCAACGTGAAGATCCTCTTCCTCTCCGCCTTCACCCACGACCGCTACATCGAGGCCGCCCTCGCCTGTGGGGCCCTCGGGTACCTCAGCAAGAACGAGCCGCCGGAAAAGGTGGTCGACGCTATCCGCGCCGTCGCCCAGGGCCAGTGCTACTTCTCCCCCGAGGTCCAGGCCCGCCTGGTCATCGACTCCGACGGCGTGCACCTGGGCGAGAAGTCCAAGAGCCGCACCGCCACCCTCACCAACCGCGAGGTCGAGGTGCTCCGCTACATCGCCCGGGGGATGTCCAAGAAAGAGATCGCCAAGACCATGCACCTGTCGGTCAAGACGATCGAGAACCACTCGGCCAGCATCATGTCCCGCCTGGACATCCACGACCGTGTCGAGCTCACCCGCTTCGCCATCCGCGAGGGCCTGGTCGAGGCCTGA
- a CDS encoding helix-turn-helix transcriptional regulator, which produces MVTSTENRTDDRFERSGAAIAAARPDLLAHVSTAQQRVLELLLAGLTEPQIAERIGRSRHTVHDHTKAIYAALRVSNRVQLVLLFSTPVQAPAKPAASVEAPRAARLAQVIPPTGAMNN; this is translated from the coding sequence ATGGTGACTTCGACCGAGAACCGTACCGACGACCGTTTCGAGCGCTCCGGCGCCGCGATCGCCGCCGCCCGCCCGGACCTTCTGGCCCACGTCAGCACCGCCCAGCAGCGCGTCCTTGAGCTGCTCCTGGCCGGCCTGACCGAGCCCCAGATCGCCGAGCGCATCGGCCGTAGCCGCCACACCGTCCACGACCACACCAAGGCCATCTACGCGGCCCTGCGGGTCTCCAACCGGGTGCAGCTGGTCCTCCTCTTCTCCACCCCCGTCCAGGCACCCGCGAAGCCCGCGGCCTCCGTCGAGGCCCCCCGCGCCGCCCGCCTGGCGCAGGTCATCCCCCCCACCGGCGCGATGAACAACTAA